The Maniola hyperantus chromosome 12, iAphHyp1.2, whole genome shotgun sequence genome has a segment encoding these proteins:
- the LOC117986952 gene encoding uncharacterized protein isoform X2, producing the protein MEMRLCYVYNISCCVLVILSYIDAKSVSLNDIIAAEEQATQHSTHRSSRLYTLAESSETYEPRENKFKGDLVTANERDVVCTCKRKSNSDSTFHPQEETIASASAVSTEIQKTTVTSTIATTTQTFTTIDDNVRRIGRNKNLPLLLTRNSTSVWRNDSGFGQRGSTPFNGSSEGYITRNNGNNEHDTGEEAGPYTENYEEHTDSYSRNDAGRDRSSERLRRLGIEPRDTELDRGTVEEESTLPRSETFEDVTRNLPEHERKIEYKIRRDEAESSLSVPELDSRLRGFDSQEKGTTIRNAEISKESVAKNSASDKQFPHRSGPFTSENQEVGKANEAIAPKHILPNSTYPVGKVVMIFDGYSVAKDVNGANRLTEKAIQIHT; encoded by the exons ATGGAAATGCGACTTTGttacgtttataatattagttgctGTGTTCTTGTAATATTATctt ATATCGACGCCAAATCGGTTTCGCTGAACGACATCATAGCGGCTGAAGAGCAAGCCACCCAGCATTCTACCCACCGATCATCACGGCTCTACACTTTAGCAG AGTCGAGCGAAACCTACGAACCTAGAGAAAATAAATTTAAGGGAGATCTCGTTACTGCCAATGAGAGAGACGTTGTTTGTACCTGCAAACGAAAATCCAATTCAGACTCCACATTCCATCCGCAGGAGGAGACAATCGCTTCTGCCTCGGCTGTTTCCACTGAGATCCAGAAAACGACTGTCACCTCTACCATTGCTACCACCACGCAGACCTTTACTACTATCGATGATAACGTCCGCCGTATCGGACGGAATAAGAACCTACCCCTACTACTTACAAGAAATTCCACTAGCGTTTGGAGAAACGATAGTGGATTCGGTCAGAGAGGCAGCACCCCATTTAACGGGAGCTCTGAAGGATATATCACCAGGAATAATGGAAATAATGAACATGATACCGGAGAAGAGGCTGGGCCCTATACAGAAAATTATGAAGAACATACCGATAGTTATTCACGAAACGATGCAGGTCGCGATAGATCCAGTGAACGATTACGAAGACTCGGAATCGAGCCCCGAGATACTGAGCTCGATAGAGGAACCGTCGAAGAAGAATCCACGTTACCGAGAAGTGAAACCTTTGAAGACGTTacaagaaacctacctgaacacGAAAGaaaaattgaatacaaaattCGAAGAGACGAAGCAGAAAGCTCACTATCTGTACCAGAACTTGATTCAAGATTACGAGGATTTGACTCCCAAGAAAAAGGCACGACAATACGAAACGCCGAAATTAGTAAAGAAAGCGTCGCAAAAAATAGCGCCAGTGATAAACAATTCCCTCACAGAAGTGGCCCATTTACCTCAGAAAATCAAGAAGTTGGTAAAGCAAATGAAGCAATAGCACCAAAACATATTTTACCAAATTCAACTTATCCAGTGGGTAAAGTTGTTATGATTTTCGATGGATACAGTGTTGCAAAAGATGTCAATGGTGCTAACAGACTGACTGAAAAAGCTATCCAAATCCATACTTag
- the LOC117986952 gene encoding uncharacterized protein isoform X1: MEMRLCYVYNISCCVLVILSYIDAKSVSLNDIIAAEEQATQHSTHRSSRLYTLAGTAIPIKGKKTSPLQYRQTFQIASPTKPKKFKTIQKLRYKRKKINKKRETKHNDGIIQKYIPLLKNIRLLVDNILITESSETYEPRENKFKGDLVTANERDVVCTCKRKSNSDSTFHPQEETIASASAVSTEIQKTTVTSTIATTTQTFTTIDDNVRRIGRNKNLPLLLTRNSTSVWRNDSGFGQRGSTPFNGSSEGYITRNNGNNEHDTGEEAGPYTENYEEHTDSYSRNDAGRDRSSERLRRLGIEPRDTELDRGTVEEESTLPRSETFEDVTRNLPEHERKIEYKIRRDEAESSLSVPELDSRLRGFDSQEKGTTIRNAEISKESVAKNSASDKQFPHRSGPFTSENQEVGKANEAIAPKHILPNSTYPVGKVVMIFDGYSVAKDVNGANRLTEKAIQIHT, translated from the exons ATGGAAATGCGACTTTGttacgtttataatattagttgctGTGTTCTTGTAATATTATctt ATATCGACGCCAAATCGGTTTCGCTGAACGACATCATAGCGGCTGAAGAGCAAGCCACCCAGCATTCTACCCACCGATCATCACGGCTCTACACTTTAGCAG GTACTGCCATACCAATTAAAGGAAAGAAAACTTCACCACTGCAATACCGACAAACTTTTCAAATAGCATCTCCTACAAAACCAAAGAAATTTAAAACCATACAAAAATTAAGAtataaacgaaaaaaaattaacaaaaaaagggAAACTAAACACAATGACGGAATTATACAGAAATACATTCccctacttaaaaatattaggttGCTTGTTGATAACATTCTCATTACAGAGTCGAGCGAAACCTACGAACCTAGAGAAAATAAATTTAAGGGAGATCTCGTTACTGCCAATGAGAGAGACGTTGTTTGTACCTGCAAACGAAAATCCAATTCAGACTCCACATTCCATCCGCAGGAGGAGACAATCGCTTCTGCCTCGGCTGTTTCCACTGAGATCCAGAAAACGACTGTCACCTCTACCATTGCTACCACCACGCAGACCTTTACTACTATCGATGATAACGTCCGCCGTATCGGACGGAATAAGAACCTACCCCTACTACTTACAAGAAATTCCACTAGCGTTTGGAGAAACGATAGTGGATTCGGTCAGAGAGGCAGCACCCCATTTAACGGGAGCTCTGAAGGATATATCACCAGGAATAATGGAAATAATGAACATGATACCGGAGAAGAGGCTGGGCCCTATACAGAAAATTATGAAGAACATACCGATAGTTATTCACGAAACGATGCAGGTCGCGATAGATCCAGTGAACGATTACGAAGACTCGGAATCGAGCCCCGAGATACTGAGCTCGATAGAGGAACCGTCGAAGAAGAATCCACGTTACCGAGAAGTGAAACCTTTGAAGACGTTacaagaaacctacctgaacacGAAAGaaaaattgaatacaaaattCGAAGAGACGAAGCAGAAAGCTCACTATCTGTACCAGAACTTGATTCAAGATTACGAGGATTTGACTCCCAAGAAAAAGGCACGACAATACGAAACGCCGAAATTAGTAAAGAAAGCGTCGCAAAAAATAGCGCCAGTGATAAACAATTCCCTCACAGAAGTGGCCCATTTACCTCAGAAAATCAAGAAGTTGGTAAAGCAAATGAAGCAATAGCACCAAAACATATTTTACCAAATTCAACTTATCCAGTGGGTAAAGTTGTTATGATTTTCGATGGATACAGTGTTGCAAAAGATGTCAATGGTGCTAACAGACTGACTGAAAAAGCTATCCAAATCCATACTTag